In Desulfarculaceae bacterium, the following are encoded in one genomic region:
- the mce gene encoding methylmalonyl-CoA epimerase, whose translation MKIKRLAHIGVAVKDLGEVAKVYTEMLPLEMTSTDDVGELKTGFVPVGETNVELVMSTTPEGIMSKYVEKRGEGIHHLAFEVEDIDQAVEELKAKGVPLTSDEAKPGAHGSKVVFLHPKATHGVLIELVEYPEGH comes from the coding sequence ATGAAAATCAAGCGATTGGCTCATATCGGGGTGGCGGTGAAGGACCTGGGCGAGGTGGCCAAGGTCTACACGGAAATGCTGCCCCTGGAGATGACCTCCACCGACGACGTGGGCGAGCTCAAGACCGGTTTCGTCCCCGTTGGCGAGACCAACGTGGAGCTGGTGATGAGCACCACCCCCGAGGGCATCATGAGCAAATACGTGGAAAAGCGCGGCGAGGGCATCCACCACCTGGCCTTCGAGGTCGAGGACATCGACCAGGCGGTGGAGGAGCTCAAGGCCAAGGGCGTGCCGCTGACCAGCGACGAGGCCAAGCCCGGCGCCCACGGGTCCAAGGTGGTTTTTCTGCACCCCAAGGCCACCCACGGCGTGTTGATCGAGCTGGTGGAGTACCCCGAGGGTCACTAG
- a CDS encoding PEP-CTERM sorting domain-containing protein: protein MKLSRLFCFPLLLLLLWAPSPASADTMAFFNFGVSGKDYGTGYISHKGVYVHNGTIVNSASLAQDGVVGRMAGFSDFSIYDAIGSEIQAGGTYDVAQDFSFLYFDDLRLYNTLPDDPYWDYRHNIGYRAPLNLSTISFSGDGKYMTLSGSLANWTVGSKAFDSEVMEIITSNDPAEFNLVIAADSSIVDFLNTGKGGKLATRVESGTVSVGGSAAAPEPGTLMLVGSLMPLGWALRRRFRA, encoded by the coding sequence ATGAAGTTGTCGCGGCTCTTTTGCTTTCCCTTGCTCCTGCTCCTGCTCTGGGCTCCCTCGCCGGCCTCGGCCGACACCATGGCCTTTTTCAACTTCGGGGTGTCGGGCAAGGACTACGGCACCGGCTACATCTCCCACAAGGGGGTGTACGTGCACAACGGCACCATCGTCAACTCGGCCAGCCTGGCCCAGGACGGCGTGGTGGGGCGCATGGCCGGTTTCAGCGACTTCAGCATTTACGACGCCATCGGCAGCGAGATCCAGGCGGGGGGCACCTACGACGTGGCCCAGGACTTCTCCTTCCTCTACTTCGACGACCTCAGGCTCTACAACACCCTGCCCGACGACCCTTACTGGGACTACCGCCACAACATCGGCTACCGCGCCCCGCTGAATCTGAGCACCATCAGCTTCAGCGGCGACGGCAAGTACATGACCCTGTCCGGCTCCCTGGCCAACTGGACCGTGGGCTCCAAGGCCTTCGACTCCGAGGTAATGGAGATCATCACCTCCAACGACCCGGCCGAGTTCAACCTGGTGATCGCCGCCGACAGCTCCATCGTGGACTTTTTGAACACGGGCAAGGGGGGCAAGCTGGCCACCCGGGTGGAGTCGGGCACGGTGAGCGTGGGCGGCTCGGCCGCCGCGCCCGAGCCGGGCACCCTCATGCTGGTGGGTTCGCTGATGCCCCTGGGCTGGGCCCTGCGCCGCCGTTTCCGGGCCTAG
- a CDS encoding methyltransferase domain-containing protein has product MSDPYVHGYTEREAQRLGDQAGTLAELLHEDTHYPAGAKVLEAGCGVGSQTRFLVEHSPEAQFTCLDISTESLAAAEAQARSQGWDNLTFVQGDLYGPPFEPQSFDHLFVCFVLEHLTRPVEALKGLARLVKPGGTVTVIEGDHGSCYFHPEQPEARRAWQCLIDCQAGLGGDSLIGRRVYPLMAEAGIEDIVVGPRAVYCDASRPAWVEGFVRLTIIPMVEGVKEQALAEGMMSPAEWEKGIAQLHDTAAQGGTFLYTFFKGVGLAPA; this is encoded by the coding sequence ATGTCCGACCCGTATGTTCACGGCTACACCGAACGCGAGGCCCAGCGCCTGGGTGACCAGGCCGGCACCCTGGCCGAACTGCTCCACGAAGACACCCACTACCCCGCCGGGGCCAAGGTCTTGGAGGCGGGCTGCGGAGTGGGCTCCCAGACCCGCTTCTTGGTGGAGCACAGCCCCGAGGCCCAGTTCACCTGTTTGGACATCTCGACCGAATCCCTGGCCGCGGCCGAGGCCCAGGCCCGGAGCCAAGGCTGGGACAACCTCACCTTCGTGCAGGGCGACCTCTACGGACCGCCCTTCGAGCCCCAGAGCTTCGATCACCTGTTCGTGTGCTTCGTGCTGGAGCACCTCACCCGGCCCGTTGAGGCGCTGAAAGGCCTGGCCAGGCTGGTCAAACCCGGGGGCACGGTCACGGTGATCGAGGGCGACCACGGCTCCTGCTACTTCCACCCCGAGCAGCCCGAGGCCCGGCGCGCCTGGCAATGCCTCATCGACTGCCAGGCCGGCTTGGGGGGCGATTCGCTCATCGGCCGCCGGGTCTACCCCCTCATGGCCGAGGCCGGCATCGAGGACATCGTGGTGGGCCCCCGCGCGGTGTATTGCGACGCCTCGCGCCCGGCCTGGGTGGAGGGCTTCGTGCGCCTTACCATCATCCCCATGGTGGAGGGGGTAAAGGAGCAGGCCTTGGCCGAGGGCATGATGAGCCCGGCCGAATGGGAGAAGGGCATCGCCCAGCTGCACGACACCGCCGCCCAAGGCGGCACCTTCCTTTACACCTTTTTCAAGGGCGTGGGCCTGGCCCCGGCCTGA
- a CDS encoding adenylosuccinate lyase: MIARYTLPEMGRIWTDENRYAQWLAVEIAACRAWNKLGRIPDDALAEIENKAAFEVARVEEIELETRHDVIAFLTNVAEHVGPSSRYIHLGLTSSDVLDTAYALLIKQSGELILAALDRLLAALKARAEEHKYTIQMGRSHGIHAEPVTFGLKLVGFHAEFARDRERLERAIAAAARGKISGAVGTYANVTPEVEAMVMEELGLTPAVASTQVVARDGLAEYFCTLAIIGGTIERLAIEIRHLQRTEVLEAEEAFAKGQKGSSAMPHKRNPIGSENLSGQVRLLRGYALAALEDMALWHERDISHSSVERTIGPDADILTHYSLNRLAGMVERLTVYPENMLKNLNLTGGLIHSQQVLLALAEGGLSREDAYRLVQKHAMATWADGGSFRERLENDPELSAALGEKKEALLDAAFDTSGHLKQVDFIFEKILGEA, from the coding sequence ATGATCGCTCGTTACACCCTGCCCGAAATGGGCCGCATCTGGACCGACGAAAACCGCTACGCCCAATGGCTGGCCGTGGAGATCGCCGCCTGCCGGGCTTGGAACAAGCTGGGGCGCATCCCCGACGACGCCCTGGCCGAGATAGAGAACAAGGCCGCCTTCGAGGTGGCCCGGGTGGAGGAGATCGAGCTCGAAACCCGCCACGACGTCATCGCCTTTTTGACCAACGTGGCCGAGCACGTGGGACCCTCCAGCCGCTACATCCACTTGGGCCTGACCTCCAGCGACGTGCTGGACACGGCCTATGCCCTGCTTATAAAGCAATCCGGCGAGCTGATCCTGGCCGCCCTGGACCGCCTTTTGGCCGCGCTCAAGGCCCGGGCCGAGGAGCACAAGTACACCATCCAGATGGGGCGCTCCCACGGCATCCACGCCGAGCCGGTGACCTTCGGGCTCAAGCTGGTGGGCTTCCACGCCGAGTTCGCCCGCGACCGCGAGCGCCTGGAGCGGGCCATCGCGGCGGCCGCCCGGGGCAAGATCTCCGGCGCGGTGGGCACCTATGCCAACGTGACCCCCGAGGTGGAGGCCATGGTCATGGAGGAGCTGGGGCTGACCCCGGCGGTGGCCAGCACCCAGGTGGTGGCCCGCGACGGCCTGGCCGAGTACTTCTGCACCCTGGCCATCATCGGCGGCACCATCGAGCGCCTGGCCATCGAGATCCGCCATTTGCAGCGCACCGAGGTGCTGGAGGCGGAGGAAGCCTTCGCCAAGGGCCAGAAGGGCTCCAGCGCCATGCCCCACAAGCGCAACCCCATCGGCAGCGAGAACCTTTCCGGCCAGGTGCGCCTTTTGAGAGGCTATGCCCTGGCCGCGTTGGAAGACATGGCCCTGTGGCACGAGCGCGACATCAGCCACAGCTCGGTGGAGCGCACCATCGGGCCGGACGCGGACATCCTGACCCACTACAGCCTCAACCGGCTGGCGGGCATGGTGGAGCGGCTCACGGTCTATCCCGAGAACATGCTCAAGAACCTGAACCTCACCGGCGGGCTGATCCACTCCCAGCAAGTGCTCCTGGCCCTGGCCGAGGGCGGCCTGAGCCGGGAGGACGCCTACCGCCTGGTGCAGAAGCACGCCATGGCCACCTGGGCCGATGGCGGCTCCTTCCGGGAGCGCCTGGAGAACGACCCCGAGCTGAGCGCGGCCCTGGGCGAGAAGAAAGAGGCCCTTTTGGACGCGGCCTTCGACACCTCCGGGCACCTGAAGCAGGTGGACTTCATTTTCGAGAAGATTCTGGGCGAGGCCTAG
- a CDS encoding diguanylate cyclase: protein MARALSKHTRRPSVGAKLALVLVASVFGSTLLLAGLQYWLAQGAVSEHFKEHAESHLHRAINLMQSLGSQAGGAARRMAMAQNHGALKSLAGNGFFLFGLDNQGRVVVPPREPDAVLPPPEILRHMASTAWGVVSYRQKGKPVMVAYDRLPSGELIVGVSASPVLPSGPLGLSMWQVTVFSAAVVALLAALVAVVWIHWFLSRPLKRLADEAVQAASGDLIPPAPLERGDELGRLSLALNHLTSAARAMVERAREEQARFQRLFNDSKDGVFITGPDGRLTDVNPAVVEMFGYGGREEMVGLKATKRLNANQEEAQLYLNSLRAQGYVQDFPATMRRKDGSEFEVLITATRDEDGEGRFGIIRDVTQMRAGQLALGQSEARYRRLVENAPDIIYRWSLSEKQFDYVSSAVTEVTGYAPNRLLKGEMSVARMLHPEHRERARAHHKRLLASAPGELCREDYKIITASGETRWLRDKALVMRDEMGRPLMLEGIATDITERKLLEQELKRGRQMVESTLQGLPAAVMVIDEQHKVVHWNRAMEALTGMEASQMVGTSQQWRPFYLEPRPVLADLILEGDPTQVMEGYAGMGLKRSPLVEGGLEGEGFFPTLEPDGRHLYFLAAPITGDNGRVTHAVETLVDLSDKRRLERELRRLSVTDSLTGLYNQRFFYATLRREIEAASRYGTPLSLLMADLDFFKAYNDRFGHLAGDKALRLFADTLGSCVRGMDLCCRYGGEEFAILLPHATMNEALGVAERVRAGVANTPFSPDGGEGKVKITVSLGAATLGPEEQEEDLVRRADGALYAAKQAGRDSVAADLRQGGVKVMARGAAGLGGR from the coding sequence GTGGCTCGCGCCCTTTCGAAGCATACGCGCCGTCCCTCGGTGGGGGCCAAGCTGGCTCTGGTGCTGGTGGCGTCGGTGTTCGGTTCCACCCTGCTCCTGGCCGGCCTGCAATACTGGCTGGCCCAGGGAGCGGTCAGCGAGCACTTCAAGGAGCACGCCGAGTCCCATCTGCACCGCGCCATCAACCTGATGCAATCGTTGGGCAGCCAGGCCGGCGGCGCGGCCCGGCGAATGGCCATGGCCCAGAACCACGGCGCCCTCAAGTCTCTGGCGGGCAACGGCTTCTTCCTGTTCGGCCTGGACAACCAGGGCAGGGTGGTGGTGCCCCCCCGCGAGCCGGACGCGGTGCTGCCGCCCCCCGAGATCCTTCGCCACATGGCCTCCACCGCCTGGGGCGTGGTCAGCTACCGTCAGAAGGGCAAGCCGGTGATGGTGGCCTACGACCGGCTGCCCAGCGGCGAGCTGATCGTGGGGGTGAGCGCCTCGCCGGTGTTGCCCTCGGGGCCCCTGGGCCTGAGCATGTGGCAGGTCACGGTGTTTTCCGCGGCGGTGGTGGCCCTTTTGGCCGCCCTGGTGGCGGTGGTGTGGATCCACTGGTTCCTCTCGCGCCCCCTCAAGCGCCTGGCCGACGAGGCGGTCCAGGCCGCTTCCGGCGACCTGATCCCTCCCGCTCCCTTGGAGCGCGGCGACGAGCTGGGGCGCCTCTCCCTGGCCCTGAACCACCTGACCAGCGCGGCCCGGGCCATGGTGGAGCGGGCCCGCGAGGAGCAGGCCCGCTTCCAGCGCCTGTTCAACGACAGCAAGGACGGGGTGTTCATCACCGGGCCCGACGGCCGTCTGACCGACGTGAACCCGGCGGTGGTGGAGATGTTCGGCTATGGCGGCCGCGAGGAGATGGTGGGACTGAAGGCCACCAAGCGCCTCAACGCCAACCAGGAGGAGGCCCAGCTCTACCTGAACTCCCTGCGGGCCCAGGGCTACGTGCAGGACTTCCCGGCCACCATGCGCCGCAAGGACGGCAGCGAGTTCGAGGTGCTCATCACCGCCACCCGCGACGAGGACGGCGAGGGCCGCTTCGGCATCATCCGCGACGTGACCCAGATGCGCGCCGGCCAGCTGGCCCTGGGCCAGAGCGAGGCCCGCTACCGCCGCCTGGTGGAAAACGCGCCGGACATCATCTACCGCTGGTCCCTGAGCGAAAAGCAGTTCGACTACGTGAGCTCGGCGGTCACCGAGGTGACCGGCTACGCCCCCAACCGCTTGCTCAAGGGCGAGATGAGCGTGGCGCGCATGCTGCACCCGGAGCACCGCGAACGGGCGCGGGCCCACCACAAGCGCCTGCTGGCCAGCGCCCCGGGCGAGCTGTGCCGCGAGGACTACAAGATCATCACCGCCTCGGGCGAGACCCGCTGGCTGCGGGACAAGGCCCTGGTGATGCGCGACGAGATGGGCCGCCCCCTCATGCTGGAGGGCATCGCCACCGACATCACCGAGCGCAAGCTCCTGGAGCAGGAGCTCAAGCGGGGCCGCCAGATGGTGGAGAGCACCCTGCAAGGCCTGCCCGCCGCGGTCATGGTCATCGACGAGCAGCACAAGGTGGTGCACTGGAACCGGGCCATGGAGGCGCTCACCGGCATGGAGGCCAGCCAGATGGTGGGCACCAGCCAGCAGTGGCGGCCCTTCTACCTGGAGCCCCGCCCGGTGCTGGCCGACCTGATCCTGGAGGGCGATCCCACCCAGGTAATGGAAGGCTACGCCGGCATGGGGCTCAAGCGCTCGCCCCTGGTCGAGGGCGGGCTGGAAGGGGAGGGCTTCTTCCCCACCCTGGAGCCCGACGGCCGCCACCTCTACTTTTTGGCCGCGCCCATCACCGGGGACAACGGCCGGGTGACCCACGCGGTGGAGACCCTGGTGGACCTTTCGGACAAGCGCCGCCTGGAGCGCGAGCTTCGGCGCCTGTCGGTCACCGACAGCCTCACCGGCCTGTACAACCAGCGCTTTTTCTACGCCACCCTCAGGCGGGAGATCGAGGCCGCCTCGCGCTACGGCACGCCCCTGTCCCTGCTCATGGCCGATCTGGACTTCTTCAAGGCCTACAACGACCGCTTCGGCCACCTGGCCGGGGACAAGGCCCTGCGCCTGTTCGCCGACACCCTGGGCTCCTGCGTGCGGGGCATGGACCTGTGCTGCCGCTACGGCGGGGAGGAGTTCGCCATCCTGCTGCCCCACGCCACCATGAACGAGGCCCTGGGAGTGGCCGAGCGGGTGCGCGCCGGGGTGGCCAACACGCCCTTCTCGCCCGACGGCGGCGAGGGCAAGGTGAAGATCACCGTGAGCCTGGGGGCGGCCACTCTGGGGCCGGAGGAGCAGGAAGAGGACTTGGTGCGCCGGGCCGACGGCGCGCTCTACGCGGCCAAGCAGGCCGGCCGCGACAGCGTGGCGGCCGACCTCAGGCAGGGCGGGGTGAAAGTGATGGCGCGGGGCGCCGCCGGCCTGGGAGGCCGCTAG
- a CDS encoding phosphotransferase, with protein sequence MLETFRNLGRLTELAMVLVHHGFADLVERLELPFTRGTGAKSGGEQLAKRYGVYPRLRMVAEEMGPTFVKLGQLLSQRPDLLPPELILELRKLQDSVTPLDFAKIKQEVEDSLERPLGEVFSQFDEKCLASASLAQVHRAVLAKDGSEVAVKVRKPGIGRTIRADMELMTTLARLLDKELEAVAPYALPALVAEMDRSLHQELDFALEAKHMRTARANLAPDAKVVVPQPVMELCSPGLLVMDLVEGATLDKAELSPEQKKQLAQDLTEMMLDQVLLKGFFHGDPHPGNLMVTTDPGGEPRLAVLDWGLVGRLSDQDRYILCDLLIATLQGDAPGVVRAWTDAGVVPPGGSDPSLEQDVSELLEDMSHDGGAPIDTGQLILDMMEIMRQHHLRVPMQYALADKALLELEGVGRALDPDYHPVEATRPYVWRLYFERWRPDTMAKRLLAHLNDGFRFFQALPRRLDAVVTQLEKGELNLQIKHQGLVPLTRAVQEGASRVTVGLVVAALILGSSMIVTTGVEPKIFGLPLLGVMGYFISGIIGLWLVWSILRSRGGKF encoded by the coding sequence GTGCTGGAGACCTTCCGCAACCTGGGGCGCCTGACCGAGCTGGCCATGGTGCTGGTGCACCACGGCTTCGCCGATCTGGTGGAGCGCCTGGAGCTGCCCTTCACCCGGGGCACCGGGGCCAAGAGCGGCGGAGAGCAGCTCGCCAAGCGTTACGGGGTCTACCCCCGCCTGCGCATGGTGGCCGAGGAGATGGGCCCCACCTTCGTAAAGCTGGGCCAGCTCTTGTCCCAACGGCCGGACCTTTTGCCCCCCGAGCTGATCCTGGAGCTACGCAAGCTCCAGGACTCGGTGACCCCCCTGGACTTCGCCAAGATCAAACAGGAGGTGGAGGACTCGCTGGAGAGGCCCCTGGGCGAGGTGTTCTCCCAGTTCGATGAGAAGTGCCTGGCCAGCGCCTCTCTGGCCCAGGTGCACCGCGCGGTGCTGGCCAAGGACGGCTCCGAGGTGGCGGTGAAGGTGCGCAAGCCGGGCATCGGGCGCACCATCCGGGCGGACATGGAGCTGATGACCACTCTGGCCCGCCTGCTGGACAAGGAATTGGAGGCCGTGGCCCCCTACGCCCTGCCCGCCCTGGTGGCGGAGATGGACCGCTCCCTGCACCAGGAGCTGGACTTCGCCCTGGAGGCCAAGCACATGCGCACCGCGCGGGCCAACCTGGCCCCGGACGCCAAGGTGGTGGTGCCCCAGCCGGTGATGGAGCTGTGCAGCCCGGGCCTGCTGGTCATGGATCTGGTCGAGGGAGCGACCCTGGACAAGGCCGAGCTGAGCCCGGAGCAGAAAAAGCAGCTCGCCCAGGACCTCACCGAGATGATGCTGGACCAGGTGCTGCTCAAGGGCTTTTTCCACGGCGACCCCCACCCGGGCAACCTCATGGTGACCACCGACCCCGGCGGCGAGCCCCGCCTGGCGGTGCTGGACTGGGGCCTGGTGGGGCGGCTCAGCGACCAGGACCGCTACATCCTCTGCGATTTGTTGATCGCCACCTTGCAGGGCGACGCCCCCGGGGTGGTGCGGGCCTGGACCGACGCGGGGGTGGTGCCCCCGGGCGGGAGCGATCCCTCCCTGGAGCAGGACGTGAGCGAGCTGTTGGAGGACATGAGCCACGACGGCGGCGCGCCCATCGACACCGGCCAGCTGATCCTGGACATGATGGAGATAATGCGCCAGCACCATCTCCGGGTGCCCATGCAATACGCCCTGGCCGACAAGGCCTTGCTGGAGCTGGAGGGGGTGGGCCGCGCCCTGGACCCGGACTACCACCCGGTGGAGGCCACCCGGCCCTACGTCTGGCGGCTCTACTTCGAGCGCTGGCGGCCCGACACCATGGCCAAGCGCCTGCTGGCCCACCTCAACGACGGCTTCCGCTTCTTCCAGGCCCTGCCGCGCCGTTTGGACGCGGTGGTCACCCAGCTGGAAAAGGGCGAGCTGAACCTCCAGATCAAGCACCAGGGCCTGGTGCCCCTCACCCGGGCGGTGCAGGAGGGGGCCAGCCGGGTCACGGTGGGGCTCGTCGTGGCCGCCCTGATCCTGGGCAGCTCCATGATCGTCACCACCGGAGTGGAGCCCAAAATCTTCGGCCTGCCCCTGTTGGGCGTGATGGGCTATTTCATCTCCGGCATCATCGGCCTGTGGCTGGTGTGGTCCATCCTGCGCTCACGGGGAGGCAAGTTCTAA
- a CDS encoding LysR family transcriptional regulator has translation MDLRRLQVFAKVYERRSFSRAAEEVFLSQPTVSGHIKSLEEELGVQLFDRLGREILPTKAAELLYDHARDILERVDDAQRSVDAFLGRLRGELVVGGSTIPGQYVLPAFIGRFRLLHPEVKATLHIGDTRQIAEAVQTGELEAGIVGATVEDERLAFSPLMDDVVSLAGWKGHPYGKSLEPKDLKQVPVVFREPGSGTRMFLARALKKAGLDPAEMNIVAQMGSTMAVMQAVRAQVGLGFLSHRAITEELAAGRLVEVDLDRVNLKRQFYLVTRKKRTHSPAAQAFMALCLAGLEE, from the coding sequence ATGGATCTCAGGCGCTTGCAGGTATTCGCCAAGGTATACGAAAGACGGTCTTTTTCCCGCGCGGCCGAGGAGGTCTTCCTCAGCCAGCCCACGGTAAGCGGGCACATAAAGAGCCTGGAAGAGGAGCTGGGAGTCCAGCTTTTCGACCGTTTGGGCCGGGAGATTCTGCCCACCAAGGCGGCCGAGCTGCTCTATGACCACGCGCGGGACATCCTGGAGCGGGTGGACGACGCCCAGCGCTCGGTGGACGCCTTTTTGGGCCGCCTGCGCGGCGAGCTGGTGGTGGGCGGCTCCACCATCCCGGGCCAATACGTGCTGCCCGCTTTCATCGGCCGCTTCCGGCTGTTGCATCCCGAGGTGAAGGCGACCCTGCACATCGGCGACACCCGCCAGATCGCCGAGGCGGTGCAGACCGGCGAGCTGGAGGCGGGCATCGTGGGGGCCACGGTGGAGGACGAGCGCCTGGCCTTTTCGCCGCTCATGGACGACGTGGTTAGCCTGGCCGGCTGGAAGGGCCACCCCTACGGCAAAAGCCTGGAGCCCAAGGACCTGAAGCAGGTGCCGGTGGTGTTCCGCGAGCCGGGCAGCGGCACCCGCATGTTCCTGGCCCGCGCCCTCAAAAAAGCTGGGCTGGATCCTGCCGAGATGAATATCGTGGCCCAGATGGGCTCCACCATGGCCGTGATGCAGGCGGTGCGGGCCCAGGTGGGCCTGGGTTTCCTAAGCCACCGGGCCATCACCGAGGAGCTGGCCGCCGGCCGCCTGGTGGAGGTGGATCTGGACAGGGTGAACCTCAAGCGCCAGTTCTATCTGGTCACCCGCAAGAAGCGCACCCACTCCCCCGCGGCCCAGGCCTTCATGGCCCTGTGCCTGGCCGGGCTGGAAGAGTAG
- the selD gene encoding selenide, water dikinase SelD, translating to MGDDPKLAEKARAAGUAAKIGPADLARILQGLPTEEHPDLLVGLNTADDAGVYRLTDEIALIQTLDFFTPIVNDPYLFGRIAATNALSDVYAMGGRPLTAMNICCFPVKDHPVEIFREVLRGGMDAVHQAGAVLAGGHSVEDPELKYGLSVTGVVHPDQLVTNAGLSAGQVLVLTKPLGTGVIATALKAGLASQEAVASAVEVMTALNAPAAEVMSACGVKGATDITGFGLIGHALELASASGVGLEIEAGAVPIIPEAREMAAMGLVPLGSHANRNFCAHNLSFRGTPEEIQVDLLADAQTSGGMLLGLDPDQADRALDLLAERGIKGAVIGRAVAEHPGVLELIF from the coding sequence ATGGGCGACGACCCCAAGCTGGCCGAAAAAGCCCGCGCCGCCGGTTGAGCCGCCAAGATAGGTCCGGCGGATCTGGCGCGCATACTCCAGGGGCTGCCCACGGAAGAGCACCCCGACTTGTTGGTGGGCCTGAACACCGCCGACGACGCCGGGGTCTATCGTCTCACCGATGAGATCGCCCTGATCCAGACCCTGGACTTCTTCACCCCCATCGTCAACGACCCCTACCTCTTCGGGCGCATCGCGGCCACCAACGCCCTGAGCGACGTGTACGCCATGGGCGGACGCCCGCTCACCGCCATGAACATCTGCTGCTTCCCGGTGAAGGACCACCCGGTGGAGATTTTCCGCGAGGTGCTCCGGGGGGGCATGGACGCGGTGCACCAGGCGGGCGCGGTCTTGGCCGGGGGGCATTCGGTGGAGGACCCGGAGCTGAAGTACGGCCTCAGCGTCACCGGGGTGGTGCACCCGGACCAGCTGGTGACCAACGCGGGCCTGAGCGCGGGCCAGGTCTTGGTGCTCACCAAGCCCCTGGGCACCGGGGTGATCGCCACGGCCTTGAAGGCAGGCCTGGCCAGCCAGGAGGCGGTGGCCAGCGCGGTGGAGGTGATGACCGCGCTCAACGCCCCGGCCGCCGAGGTGATGAGCGCCTGCGGGGTCAAGGGAGCCACGGACATCACCGGCTTCGGGCTCATCGGCCACGCCCTGGAGCTGGCCTCGGCCTCGGGCGTGGGCCTGGAGATCGAGGCGGGCGCGGTGCCCATCATCCCCGAGGCGCGGGAAATGGCGGCCATGGGCCTGGTGCCCCTGGGCAGCCACGCCAACCGCAACTTCTGCGCGCATAATTTGAGCTTCCGGGGAACCCCGGAGGAGATTCAGGTGGATCTCTTGGCCGACGCCCAGACTTCGGGAGGCATGCTCCTGGGCCTGGACCCGGATCAGGCTGATCGGGCCTTGGACCTGCTTGCCGAGCGGGGAATCAAGGGCGCGGTGATCGGCCGGGCGGTGGCCGAGCATCCCGGCGTGCTGGAGCTGATCTTCTAG
- a CDS encoding tetratricopeptide repeat protein — MNHRLLALPVLGLLLFLAAPGLAADPMAQVQAGVAAARAGDTAQAEAAFSRVIEAQPKNLKALAAAYYNRGRLRVGLGKWAGAEADLAQAIELDPAQAGAYALRGRALSHLGRCPQAMPLFAEAVKRAPKNPTTYVWRGECRAALGDLPTAGQDFSRALKLNPDNAAALYNRGTVYLRLGDFKKAEADLKRSVEIEPASQNAWYNLGQALARQGQWQRAVEACNRLLARYPADAGGYSLRGMSLYRLGKLPEAEKDLDRALSLQPNNPELHYDKAFMMIHEGRLEQALLELDQAIRLQPDMAEAWFNRAGVNQDLGRLPQAVSDMQQYLRLAPNSPQGRQRLAELQKLMKGGKAPR, encoded by the coding sequence ATGAACCACCGCCTGCTCGCCTTGCCCGTATTGGGCCTGCTCTTGTTCCTGGCCGCGCCGGGGCTGGCCGCCGACCCCATGGCGCAAGTGCAGGCCGGGGTGGCGGCGGCCAGGGCGGGGGACACCGCTCAGGCCGAGGCCGCCTTCAGCCGGGTCATCGAGGCCCAGCCCAAAAACCTGAAGGCCCTGGCCGCGGCCTATTACAACCGGGGACGTCTGCGGGTGGGGCTTGGGAAGTGGGCCGGGGCCGAGGCCGACCTGGCCCAGGCCATCGAGCTGGACCCCGCCCAGGCCGGGGCCTATGCCCTGAGGGGCCGCGCCCTGAGCCATCTGGGCCGCTGCCCCCAGGCCATGCCCCTGTTCGCCGAGGCCGTCAAGCGCGCCCCCAAGAACCCCACGACTTACGTGTGGCGGGGCGAGTGCCGCGCGGCCTTGGGCGACCTGCCCACCGCCGGGCAGGACTTCTCCCGCGCTCTCAAGCTGAACCCCGACAACGCCGCCGCCCTGTACAACCGGGGCACGGTGTATCTGCGTTTGGGCGATTTCAAAAAGGCCGAGGCCGACCTCAAGCGCTCGGTGGAGATCGAGCCCGCCTCGCAGAACGCCTGGTACAACCTGGGCCAGGCCCTGGCCCGCCAAGGCCAGTGGCAGCGGGCGGTGGAGGCCTGCAACCGCCTGTTGGCCCGCTACCCGGCCGACGCGGGGGGCTACAGCCTGCGGGGCATGAGCCTCTACCGCCTGGGCAAGCTCCCCGAGGCCGAGAAGGACCTGGACCGGGCCCTGTCCTTGCAGCCCAACAACCCGGAACTGCACTATGACAAGGCCTTCATGATGATCCACGAGGGCCGCCTGGAGCAGGCCCTTCTGGAGCTGGACCAGGCCATCCGGTTGCAGCCCGACATGGCCGAGGCCTGGTTCAACCGGGCCGGGGTGAACCAGGACCTGGGTCGTTTGCCCCAGGCCGTCTCGGACATGCAGCAGTATCTGCGCTTGGCGCCCAACAGCCCGCAGGGCCGCCAGCGCTTGGCTGAGTTGCAAAAGCTTATGAAGGGTGGCAAGGCCCCGCGCTAG